The Sinomicrobium kalidii region CCTTCAGGTAAATGACAATACTTTAGCTAATGAAGTTGTTATTTACCCGAACCCTACCCGGGCAGGGAAATTTTCGATAGCATTACCGGCCCCTTTACAAACAGCGATCATCAGTATTTATGATAATCGGGGCAGATGGTTGTACCAGGAAGTTACGGGAGGAGATGAAATACGGGAATTCGATCAGTCTCTGGATAGAGGAATTTACCTGGTCAATATACGATCCGGCCAATATAACATAACGAAGAAGTTAATTGTCAATTAATGGGAAAACATAAAAACCCCTTATCAGACACATAGCATCCCCTGTCCGGATAAGGTTATAAATACTTTAGCCAATTAAATTCAGTTTAAACATGCTCTAAAGCCACAGTCAAAATAAATTAACCTGAAAACAATGTTAAATACGAAAACAAGAATAGCGGGAGGACTTTTCATACTGTTCCTCTTTTGCCAGGGGCTATGTTACGCCCGGATCACCATGCCCAAAGTATTCGGGAATGATATGGTTTTACAAAGGGGCATAAAAATTCCGGTTTGGGGAAATTCGGACCCCGGAGCACACATCATAGCAGAATTGGGAACCGTGCGTGCAACCACAAAAGCCGATACCGAAGGAAAGTGGATGGTCCGGTTTCCGAAGTTCAAAGCAGGCGGTCCCTATACCCTTAAAATTTATGAAAAGGGAAAGCCAACCGAAGGTTTGGAACTGAAGGGTATCCTCATCGGGGATGTATGGGTGGCTTCCGGGCAGTCCAATATGGAATGGCAGGTGCAGCAGTCCGCAGACGCAGAAAATGAGATCGCAAATGCCGATTTTTCCAATATACGTTTCCTTCCGGTAGTGCACAATAAGAAATTAACCCCGCAAACCGATATTTCTTCCGGAAAGTGGCAGGTATGCGACAGCGCCAATGTAAAGGAGTTTTCGGCTGTTGCCTATTTTTTTGCGAGAAAGATACACCGGGACCACAATGTCCCAGTAGGCATTATCCAGAGTACCTGGGGGGGAACACCCGTAGAATCCTGGACAAGCCGGGAAATGTTGCTTTCTTCCCCGATATCCAGGCAGGCCGTGCTGGCCAATGATACGCTCAGGGACCCCTACGATTTTGTACAGGACAGCCTGAATGTCATACGCTTTTGGGATATCGTCTTGAATCCTCAGGATAAGGCAGACAAGATAGTACCTTCGACGGAATACGACGACTCCGGCTGGACCGAAACGGAAATGCCCCGGTTGATCAAAGATTTCGGGATCGGGCCCTACGAAGGGGTGATGTGGCTGCGCAAAAGGGTACTATTGCCGGAGCGTTTTGAGGGTAAAGACCTGGTAGTGAATGTGGGACATCCGGAGTTTAACTATTCTCTGTACTTCAACGGTGAGGAGATCTGTAAGGCGGTCTGGAACTCAAATCCAACCCATCGGTATACCATTCCCGCCCACCTCGTAAAAAAGGGGGAAAACGTGGTTTCTATCCGCCTGGCCATGATCTGGAACGGCGGAGGTATCTATCCCCCGGCCGACAGCCTCTATATCACGGACGGCTCTTCAAAAATATCTTTAGCCGGAAAGTGGTTGTATCAAAAAGATATCGAACCCGCCCTTCCCAGGATCATGGATTATCATTACAGGCCCGCGGTATTGTTCAATGCGATGATCAACCCGGTCATCCCTTACGGCATCAAGGGATTTATATGGTACCAGGGAGAAGCGAATGCCCCCGAAGCGTATCACTACAGGAAGCTTTTCCCCATGCTGATCACCGACTGGCGGGAATGCTGGGGCCAGGGCAACCTCCCCTTTTTGTATGTACAACTGGCAAATTTCAAAAAGAGAAAAGATACCCCTTCGGAAAGTGATTGGGCAGAGCTCAGGGAAGCCCAGACGCTGACGTTGTCACAACCGAATACGGGAATGGCCTGTATCATCGACATAGGCGAAGCGGATAATATCCACCCCACAAACAAGCAGGAAGTAGGCCGGCGACTGGCTCTGATCGCCGATAAAATGGTATATGGACGGAACGACCGTATCGCATCCGGTCCCGTGTATAAAAGCGCTAAAACAGAAGGAAACCGGGTCCGCATCAGCTTCACCAATACCGGTTCGGGACTATCCGCAAAAGACGGGAGACAAGTAACAGGTTTTGCCATTGCGGGAAATGACCGGAAATTCCATTGGGCCAAAGCTGTGATCGAGGGAAATGAGGTGGTCGTTTATTCCGATAAGGTGGTCAGTCCGGAAGCGGTACGCTATGCCTGGGCCGACAACCCCGAATGCAACCTGGTAAATTCCGAAGGATTGCCTGCGGTCCCTTTCCGGACAGATGACTGGAAAGGGATCACCCGGAAATAGAATCCAAAGATTGGATGAAAACGAATAATAAACAGTTTAGTACAAGGCAAAATTCAATTTCGCTGGATTTTCCTCGATGTTGCACCCCGTCCCTAAAGGGTGAATTGAGGAAAATCAGGTTCACTTTAGGGTTAGGGTAAAGCTGATTTTCCGACAACTTGCTGAAAAACAAATTTTGTCATGTACTAAAAACAAATAAAAACAACCCGAAATGAAAAAAATAAATCCGGCCGGGATTCTGGCTATACTTTTTGTAATAATAGCACTTGCCTCTTGCAGTAGTAAAGAAGGAGAAATAGCCCCCGTGCTCGACGTTTCTTCGAATAAGGCTGATTTCACAGCGGAAGGAGGAGATGTAGAAATAACCATAACAAGCAACAGCGAGTGGAGTATTAGTAACCCGGTCTCATGGTTACAGCCGAGTCAGACAACAGGTAGCAGCGGAAGCACATCCGTAAAATTAAGCACAGAAGCTAATGGCACCGGTTCAGCCCGGGCCTCCGTATTGGAGGTTGCCGCGTCAAACGGCCAGGTGCGCAGGATTAATGCCTCACAGGGTTCGACGATCTACCCCTCTTATAATACTTCTCCGCTGCCGCCCGATGCCACAGGGATGAGCAGCAATGCCGTGGAGCTGGCGGCCAAAATGAAACTGGGCTGGAATATCGGCAATACCCTGGAAGCCACGGGCGGTGAAAATGCCTGGGGTAATCCGAATATCACAAAAGAATATGTCGAGGCTGTTAAAAAACTGGGATTCAACGCCATTCGTATTCCCTGTGCCTGGGATCAGTATGCAGACCAGGCGACGGCAAAAATAGGACAAGAGTGGATGAACAGGGTCAAAGAAGTGGTAGGATACTGTGTAGACAATGACATGTATGTAATGCTCAATATCCACTGGGATGGTGGCTGGCTGGAAAAAAACTGCACCCCCGAAAAGAAAGATTCGGTAAATGCCAAACAAAAAGCGTACTGGGAACAAATAGCAACAGCCATGCGCGACTTTGATGAGCACCTGATGTTTGCCAGTGCCAATGAGCCAGACGTAGATAATGCTGAAGAGATGGCGGTACTCCATTCCTACCACCAGACCTTTGTCAATGCCGTTCGGGCTACGGGCGGTAAGAACAGCTATAGGGTGCTGGTGGTCCAGGGACCTGCTACAAATATTGAAAAAAGCAATGATTTGATGAACATGCCTACAGATGAGGTAGACGGCCGTATGATGGCTGAGGTACATTATTATACACCTTCTCAATTCTGCATCCTGTTCGACGGCGACAAGAGCTGGGGCAAGATGGCCTATTACTGGGGTGCAGATAACCACTCTGCCATTGAACCCGACCGCAACGCCACCTATGGGGAAGAGGATGAAGTAGATGCATCTATGGCTTTGGCAAAAACGAAATTCATCGACAAAGGAATCCCGGTAATCCTGGGCGAATATGGGGCCTATCGACGTCACGAAAGTGAGCATGTCCCCCAGGACCTGGAGACACACCACAATGCAGTAGATCATTGGATCGAGTATGTAACAAGGAAGGCCCTGGCGAATGGTTTGATCCCTTTTTGGTGGGATACGGGAGTTGCGGTGGATAGAAACAACGGTTCCGTAAAAGACCAACGTACCATCGATAAACTTTTTGAGGCAATAGAATAATAAAAACCTGCCCGTATTTCAATTAAAAATAACTCATGATAAGTAAAAAAATCACATGGCTTGCCTGTTTACTGTTTTTACAGGTAAGCCTGCTCATAGGTCAAACCACCTATAAAAATCCGGTAATCCCCGGATTTCATCCCGATCCGAGTATCTGTAAAGCCGGCGATAGTTTTTATCTGGTAACCAGTACTTTCGAGTATTTCCCGGGAGTCCCGGTTTTTCACAGCAAAGACCTTGTCAATTGGGAAAAAATAGGACACTGCTTAACCCGGCCTTCACAAGTGAATTTGGAGAAATGTGGCGCTTCGGGAGGTATTTTTGCGCCCACCATCCGTTATCATGACGGGGTTTTTTACATGGTCACTACAAATGTAACCGGCGGGGGTAATTTCATTGTGCACACAACAGATCCGACCGGCGAATGGTCAGACCCCGTGTGGTTGAAGCAGGGGGGGATTGATCCTTCGCTCTATTTCGAGGGTGATAAGTGTTACCTCACCACCAATCCGGACAACTGTATCTACTTGTGCGAAATTAACCCATTGACGGGTGAACAACTTTCAGAGAGCAAAGCAATCTGGAATGGGACAGGAGGGCGCTACCCGGAAGCCCCGCACATTTACAAAAAGGACGGGTGGTATTATTTGTTGATTTCGGAAGGAGGCACAGAGTATGGGCACAAAGTGACCATTGCACGTAGTAAGCATATCGACGGACCCTATGATTCGAATCCCGCCAATCCCATTTTAACGCACATGAACGCGAATGCCCAATCACATCCGGTCCAGGGCACAGGACATGCGGATCTGGTTCAGGCCAACGACGGTTCCTGGTGGATGGTGTTCCTCGCTTTTCGGCCACAGTCCGGGTTGCACCACATGCTGGGCAGGGAAACCTTTCTGGCTCCCGTGAGATGGGACAGGAATGCGTGGCCGGTTGTTAATGGCGATGGTACGGTAGATTTAAACATGGATGTTCCTACTTTACCGTTGCAGCCGTTTCCCCGGGTATCGTACAGCTCCGATTTCAACGAAGATAAACTGGGG contains the following coding sequences:
- a CDS encoding sialate O-acetylesterase; this encodes MLNTKTRIAGGLFILFLFCQGLCYARITMPKVFGNDMVLQRGIKIPVWGNSDPGAHIIAELGTVRATTKADTEGKWMVRFPKFKAGGPYTLKIYEKGKPTEGLELKGILIGDVWVASGQSNMEWQVQQSADAENEIANADFSNIRFLPVVHNKKLTPQTDISSGKWQVCDSANVKEFSAVAYFFARKIHRDHNVPVGIIQSTWGGTPVESWTSREMLLSSPISRQAVLANDTLRDPYDFVQDSLNVIRFWDIVLNPQDKADKIVPSTEYDDSGWTETEMPRLIKDFGIGPYEGVMWLRKRVLLPERFEGKDLVVNVGHPEFNYSLYFNGEEICKAVWNSNPTHRYTIPAHLVKKGENVVSIRLAMIWNGGGIYPPADSLYITDGSSKISLAGKWLYQKDIEPALPRIMDYHYRPAVLFNAMINPVIPYGIKGFIWYQGEANAPEAYHYRKLFPMLITDWRECWGQGNLPFLYVQLANFKKRKDTPSESDWAELREAQTLTLSQPNTGMACIIDIGEADNIHPTNKQEVGRRLALIADKMVYGRNDRIASGPVYKSAKTEGNRVRISFTNTGSGLSAKDGRQVTGFAIAGNDRKFHWAKAVIEGNEVVVYSDKVVSPEAVRYAWADNPECNLVNSEGLPAVPFRTDDWKGITRK
- a CDS encoding cellulase family glycosylhydrolase, with amino-acid sequence MKKINPAGILAILFVIIALASCSSKEGEIAPVLDVSSNKADFTAEGGDVEITITSNSEWSISNPVSWLQPSQTTGSSGSTSVKLSTEANGTGSARASVLEVAASNGQVRRINASQGSTIYPSYNTSPLPPDATGMSSNAVELAAKMKLGWNIGNTLEATGGENAWGNPNITKEYVEAVKKLGFNAIRIPCAWDQYADQATAKIGQEWMNRVKEVVGYCVDNDMYVMLNIHWDGGWLEKNCTPEKKDSVNAKQKAYWEQIATAMRDFDEHLMFASANEPDVDNAEEMAVLHSYHQTFVNAVRATGGKNSYRVLVVQGPATNIEKSNDLMNMPTDEVDGRMMAEVHYYTPSQFCILFDGDKSWGKMAYYWGADNHSAIEPDRNATYGEEDEVDASMALAKTKFIDKGIPVILGEYGAYRRHESEHVPQDLETHHNAVDHWIEYVTRKALANGLIPFWWDTGVAVDRNNGSVKDQRTIDKLFEAIE
- a CDS encoding glycoside hydrolase family 43 protein; its protein translation is MISKKITWLACLLFLQVSLLIGQTTYKNPVIPGFHPDPSICKAGDSFYLVTSTFEYFPGVPVFHSKDLVNWEKIGHCLTRPSQVNLEKCGASGGIFAPTIRYHDGVFYMVTTNVTGGGNFIVHTTDPTGEWSDPVWLKQGGIDPSLYFEGDKCYLTTNPDNCIYLCEINPLTGEQLSESKAIWNGTGGRYPEAPHIYKKDGWYYLLISEGGTEYGHKVTIARSKHIDGPYDSNPANPILTHMNANAQSHPVQGTGHADLVQANDGSWWMVFLAFRPQSGLHHMLGRETFLAPVRWDRNAWPVVNGDGTVDLNMDVPTLPLQPFPRVSYSSDFNEDKLGLEWSYLRNPKSENYSLSARKGHLRLKATPVSLDDLDSPTFVGRRQEHINFTATAATELFDARKGDESGITVFMNNTSHYDLFVTQDASGKRVLSLRYRLGALSHTACEISVPEGNVHLQVRGDKDYYSFAYSTNGKDFETLDKVDVRYISSETAGGFTGIYLGLFASSGGGSSKAYADFDKFVYTPGVVD